One window of the Actinomyces procaprae genome contains the following:
- a CDS encoding acetylxylan esterase, giving the protein MSYFDLPLQELEVYAPDLHEPEDFDAFWARTLAENPFVPSSVTATPVTTPLLTHRVQDVTFGGYAGDPIRAWLISPAEADGPLPGVVEFLGMGGGRGLPQDHLTWAAAGYAHLVMDTRGQGSHWGSGGDTPDPHGTGPAAAGFATHGLQSPEEYLYRRLFIDAHHAVEAAAGLPEVDANRICVTGVSQGGGLTIAAAGLNHRVVAAMPDVPFMCALPRALGLTNDPPYADIAGYLAVHRDQVEQTYRTLAYFDAALLGARATCPALFSTGLMDTTCPPSTVFAARNRWGRAAAEAPQRPEIRVYPFNGHEGGESYQWREQVAWLAALRRDLQQSC; this is encoded by the coding sequence ATGTCCTACTTCGACCTGCCGCTGCAAGAACTCGAGGTTTACGCTCCGGATCTACACGAGCCGGAGGACTTCGACGCCTTCTGGGCACGCACGCTCGCCGAGAACCCCTTCGTTCCCTCCAGCGTGACCGCCACCCCTGTGACGACGCCGCTGCTCACCCACCGAGTCCAGGACGTCACCTTCGGCGGCTACGCCGGCGACCCCATCCGCGCCTGGCTCATTAGTCCGGCAGAGGCGGACGGGCCGCTACCGGGCGTCGTCGAGTTCCTCGGCATGGGCGGGGGCCGCGGCCTGCCGCAGGACCATCTGACCTGGGCGGCCGCGGGGTACGCGCACCTGGTGATGGACACCCGCGGGCAGGGCTCCCACTGGGGCTCCGGGGGCGACACGCCCGACCCGCACGGCACGGGCCCGGCCGCGGCCGGGTTCGCGACCCACGGCCTGCAGTCCCCCGAGGAATACCTCTACCGGCGCCTGTTCATCGACGCCCACCACGCCGTCGAGGCCGCCGCCGGCCTGCCGGAGGTCGACGCCAACCGGATCTGCGTCACCGGCGTCTCCCAGGGCGGCGGACTGACCATCGCCGCCGCCGGCCTGAACCACCGGGTGGTCGCCGCCATGCCGGACGTGCCCTTCATGTGCGCCCTCCCCCGCGCCCTCGGACTTACGAATGATCCGCCCTATGCCGATATTGCCGGCTACCTGGCGGTGCACCGCGACCAGGTCGAGCAGACGTACCGCACGCTCGCCTACTTCGACGCCGCGCTGCTGGGCGCACGGGCCACCTGCCCGGCCCTGTTCTCCACCGGGCTGATGGACACCACCTGCCCGCCCTCAACCGTCTTCGCCGCGCGCAACCGCTGGGGGCGCGCAGCCGCCGAAGCTCCGCAGCGACCGGAGATACGCGTCTA